The Apium graveolens cultivar Ventura chromosome 6, ASM990537v1, whole genome shotgun sequence genome contains a region encoding:
- the LOC141668111 gene encoding YTH domain-containing protein ECT3-like isoform X1 — MIVSSLSALINYRGLYSTETLQSTNDVCNLTVLISYRVKRQMERTRMISTKSGDSRCSRTTAADKKRVVTSDESRILNGMMHTISGDGAPIDERRASMNDGSGYNEKLNQSGASSDSSLTSGYRSACLLISRGPRNQRNKSVSDRPAVDDWRQILSPRDQYNKEDFRTNYDNAKFYVIKSIGEDDIHKSIKYSVWSCTNHGNGKLNDVFCKTQQDTSEADPVCPIFLFFVVNRGGQFVGVAEMIGRVDFVKTLDFWQSKNWNGFFPVKWHIIKDVPNTQLSHIIVERINRPVTHTRDLQEIGLQQGLEMLRIFKNYTAMTSMLDDINFYDKRERSIRLGRDEEQ; from the exons ATGATCGTTTCTAGTTTATCTGCACTCATCAATTACAG GGGACTCTACTCTACAGAGACTCTACAATCTACAAACGATGTTTGTAATTTAACAGTGCTCATCAGTTACAG AGTTAAAAGGCAGATGGAGAGAACAAGGATGATATCTACCAAGTCCGGTGACAGTCGCTGCAGCCGCACGACGGCGGCCGACAAAAAAAGGGTGGTGACAAGTGACGAATCTCGTATTC TTAACGGGATGATGCATACCATATCTGGGGATGGTGCACCGATTGACGAAAGAAGGGCTTCAATGAATGACGGATCTG GATATAATGAAAAATTAAATCAATCGGGTGCCAGCAGCGATTCAAGC TTAACTTCCGGTTATAGGTCAGCCTGTCTGTTAATTTCTCGTGGTCCTCGAAACCAAAGGAACAAATCTGTTTCAGATAGACCGGCTGTGGATGATTGGAGGCAGATCTTATCACCAAGAGATCAATACAACAAAGAAGATTTCCGGACAAACTATGATAATGCCAAGTTTTATGTCATCAAGTCAATTGGTGAAGATGACATACATAAAAGCATTAAATACAGTGTCTGGTCATGTACCAATCATGGTAATGGGAAACTGAATGACGTTTTTTGTAAAACACAACAGGACACAAGTGAAGCTGATCCTGTTTGTCCAATTTTCCTGTTTTTTGTG GTCAATAGGGGTGGGCAGTTTGTAGGCGTGGCTGAAATGATCGGAAGGGTGGACTTTGTCAAGACACTGGACTTTTGGCAGAGCAAAAACTGGAATGGGTTCTTTCCAGTGAAGTGGCACATAATTAAGGATGTTCCCAACACACAACTGAGTCACATTATCGTTGAGAGAATTAATAGACCTGTAACACATACCAGGGATCTGCAGGAG ATTGGACTCCAACAAGGTTTAGAAATGCTGAGAATTTTCAAGAACTATACAGCAATGACATCAATGCTGGATGATATCAACTTTTATGATAAGAGGGAGCGGAGCATTCGCTTAGGGCGAGATGAGGAACAGTAA
- the LOC141668111 gene encoding YTH domain-containing protein ECT3-like isoform X2, whose translation MIVSSLSALINYRVKRQMERTRMISTKSGDSRCSRTTAADKKRVVTSDESRILNGMMHTISGDGAPIDERRASMNDGSGYNEKLNQSGASSDSSLTSGYRSACLLISRGPRNQRNKSVSDRPAVDDWRQILSPRDQYNKEDFRTNYDNAKFYVIKSIGEDDIHKSIKYSVWSCTNHGNGKLNDVFCKTQQDTSEADPVCPIFLFFVVNRGGQFVGVAEMIGRVDFVKTLDFWQSKNWNGFFPVKWHIIKDVPNTQLSHIIVERINRPVTHTRDLQEIGLQQGLEMLRIFKNYTAMTSMLDDINFYDKRERSIRLGRDEEQ comes from the exons ATGATCGTTTCTAGTTTATCTGCACTCATCAATTACAG AGTTAAAAGGCAGATGGAGAGAACAAGGATGATATCTACCAAGTCCGGTGACAGTCGCTGCAGCCGCACGACGGCGGCCGACAAAAAAAGGGTGGTGACAAGTGACGAATCTCGTATTC TTAACGGGATGATGCATACCATATCTGGGGATGGTGCACCGATTGACGAAAGAAGGGCTTCAATGAATGACGGATCTG GATATAATGAAAAATTAAATCAATCGGGTGCCAGCAGCGATTCAAGC TTAACTTCCGGTTATAGGTCAGCCTGTCTGTTAATTTCTCGTGGTCCTCGAAACCAAAGGAACAAATCTGTTTCAGATAGACCGGCTGTGGATGATTGGAGGCAGATCTTATCACCAAGAGATCAATACAACAAAGAAGATTTCCGGACAAACTATGATAATGCCAAGTTTTATGTCATCAAGTCAATTGGTGAAGATGACATACATAAAAGCATTAAATACAGTGTCTGGTCATGTACCAATCATGGTAATGGGAAACTGAATGACGTTTTTTGTAAAACACAACAGGACACAAGTGAAGCTGATCCTGTTTGTCCAATTTTCCTGTTTTTTGTG GTCAATAGGGGTGGGCAGTTTGTAGGCGTGGCTGAAATGATCGGAAGGGTGGACTTTGTCAAGACACTGGACTTTTGGCAGAGCAAAAACTGGAATGGGTTCTTTCCAGTGAAGTGGCACATAATTAAGGATGTTCCCAACACACAACTGAGTCACATTATCGTTGAGAGAATTAATAGACCTGTAACACATACCAGGGATCTGCAGGAG ATTGGACTCCAACAAGGTTTAGAAATGCTGAGAATTTTCAAGAACTATACAGCAATGACATCAATGCTGGATGATATCAACTTTTATGATAAGAGGGAGCGGAGCATTCGCTTAGGGCGAGATGAGGAACAGTAA
- the LOC141668111 gene encoding YTH domain-containing protein ECT3-like isoform X3, giving the protein MERTRMISTKSGDSRCSRTTAADKKRVVTSDESRILNGMMHTISGDGAPIDERRASMNDGSGYNEKLNQSGASSDSSLTSGYRSACLLISRGPRNQRNKSVSDRPAVDDWRQILSPRDQYNKEDFRTNYDNAKFYVIKSIGEDDIHKSIKYSVWSCTNHGNGKLNDVFCKTQQDTSEADPVCPIFLFFVVNRGGQFVGVAEMIGRVDFVKTLDFWQSKNWNGFFPVKWHIIKDVPNTQLSHIIVERINRPVTHTRDLQEIGLQQGLEMLRIFKNYTAMTSMLDDINFYDKRERSIRLGRDEEQ; this is encoded by the exons ATGGAGAGAACAAGGATGATATCTACCAAGTCCGGTGACAGTCGCTGCAGCCGCACGACGGCGGCCGACAAAAAAAGGGTGGTGACAAGTGACGAATCTCGTATTC TTAACGGGATGATGCATACCATATCTGGGGATGGTGCACCGATTGACGAAAGAAGGGCTTCAATGAATGACGGATCTG GATATAATGAAAAATTAAATCAATCGGGTGCCAGCAGCGATTCAAGC TTAACTTCCGGTTATAGGTCAGCCTGTCTGTTAATTTCTCGTGGTCCTCGAAACCAAAGGAACAAATCTGTTTCAGATAGACCGGCTGTGGATGATTGGAGGCAGATCTTATCACCAAGAGATCAATACAACAAAGAAGATTTCCGGACAAACTATGATAATGCCAAGTTTTATGTCATCAAGTCAATTGGTGAAGATGACATACATAAAAGCATTAAATACAGTGTCTGGTCATGTACCAATCATGGTAATGGGAAACTGAATGACGTTTTTTGTAAAACACAACAGGACACAAGTGAAGCTGATCCTGTTTGTCCAATTTTCCTGTTTTTTGTG GTCAATAGGGGTGGGCAGTTTGTAGGCGTGGCTGAAATGATCGGAAGGGTGGACTTTGTCAAGACACTGGACTTTTGGCAGAGCAAAAACTGGAATGGGTTCTTTCCAGTGAAGTGGCACATAATTAAGGATGTTCCCAACACACAACTGAGTCACATTATCGTTGAGAGAATTAATAGACCTGTAACACATACCAGGGATCTGCAGGAG ATTGGACTCCAACAAGGTTTAGAAATGCTGAGAATTTTCAAGAACTATACAGCAATGACATCAATGCTGGATGATATCAACTTTTATGATAAGAGGGAGCGGAGCATTCGCTTAGGGCGAGATGAGGAACAGTAA